From Mycobacterium lacus, one genomic window encodes:
- a CDS encoding MATE family efflux transporter: protein MPVSAVRKARLGPLVRTSRQLTALAAPIAGVQFAQVALTTTDLAVMGLIGVQAIAAGGLAAVLYNLMRTMSVGVVTVVGNLVAGAAGQGEARSGGDGPDAAASAHIRQITRSAFLVATVTAALLGAALIGLGYMLPFFGLDRGVLALARPMMIALAPGLLPMVWLNVLRQFSVGMRRPGPLLAVSIASIAVNAALDLVFVYGLLGIPRLGLAGIGLATTLVQLLTVAAFYLMLRRDDRLAPLLSVDGWNADPGMARSIVRLGVPISLMYGSEAGITSLAAVVMGAFGPIVLAAHNVVTQLTRIAFQMSIGLSHGSSILISRSIGKGDNGQAERVAVVALVQGAITTVALGVLYIVAPAWVLRPFLDFADSATIVLAKVFLLFAIAQQIVDFTQNIAVGLLRGIGNTTAGLRATSAGYWLVGLPAMLLLAFPAHLHGAGVWIGLSTGFAVAAALLLRRFRHDLPQAI from the coding sequence GTGCCCGTGAGTGCAGTTCGTAAGGCGCGTCTTGGTCCGCTGGTGCGGACCAGTCGCCAACTCACCGCTCTGGCGGCACCGATCGCCGGGGTGCAATTCGCCCAAGTGGCTTTGACCACGACCGATTTGGCTGTGATGGGACTGATCGGTGTGCAGGCCATCGCCGCCGGTGGACTGGCCGCGGTCTTGTACAACTTGATGCGCACCATGAGCGTGGGGGTGGTGACCGTGGTGGGAAACCTGGTTGCCGGTGCGGCCGGTCAGGGTGAGGCACGCTCCGGAGGCGACGGCCCAGACGCTGCGGCAAGCGCGCATATACGCCAGATCACGCGATCGGCTTTCCTGGTGGCCACCGTTACGGCCGCGCTCCTGGGAGCCGCGCTGATTGGGTTGGGCTACATGTTGCCATTCTTCGGGCTGGACCGGGGCGTGCTGGCACTCGCACGACCAATGATGATCGCTTTGGCTCCCGGTCTGTTGCCGATGGTATGGCTAAATGTATTGCGCCAGTTCTCGGTTGGCATGCGCCGCCCGGGTCCGCTGTTGGCCGTCAGCATCGCGTCCATCGCCGTGAACGCCGCGCTGGACCTGGTGTTCGTTTACGGTCTGCTGGGCATCCCGCGGCTGGGGCTGGCGGGAATCGGGCTGGCAACAACGCTGGTGCAGCTGCTCACCGTTGCCGCGTTCTACCTTATGCTGCGCCGTGATGATCGGCTCGCTCCACTATTGTCGGTCGACGGCTGGAATGCCGACCCTGGTATGGCCCGCAGCATCGTACGATTGGGCGTTCCCATTTCCTTGATGTACGGCTCAGAGGCCGGGATCACCTCCCTGGCCGCCGTGGTGATGGGGGCCTTCGGCCCAATCGTGCTGGCGGCACACAATGTGGTGACTCAACTGACCCGCATCGCGTTCCAAATGAGCATCGGCCTGTCGCACGGGTCGTCAATCCTCATTAGCCGTTCGATCGGCAAGGGTGATAACGGGCAGGCCGAGCGGGTAGCCGTGGTGGCGCTCGTGCAGGGTGCGATCACCACAGTCGCACTTGGGGTGCTCTACATAGTGGCGCCGGCCTGGGTGTTGCGGCCATTCCTGGACTTCGCCGACTCGGCAACCATTGTGCTGGCCAAGGTTTTCCTACTCTTCGCGATCGCCCAGCAAATCGTGGATTTCACACAGAACATCGCCGTGGGATTGCTTCGCGGCATCGGAAACACCACGGCGGGACTGCGAGCAACCTCAGCCGGATATTGGTTGGTCGGCCTGCCCGCCATGTTGTTGCTCGCTTTCCCGGCGCACCTGCACGGGGCCGGAGTGTGGATTGGGCTGAGCACGGGGTTCGCCGTGGCAGCGGCGTTGCTACTGCGCCGGTTCCGCCACGACTTACCGCAAGCGATCTGA
- a CDS encoding SDR family oxidoreductase, with protein sequence MKVLVIGGSGLIGSRVVAKLIKLGHEAVPGSPRSGVNTVTGEGLAEAVAGVHTVVDVSNSPSFADDDVMHFFTTSTKNLLAAERAAGVQHHVALSIVGTDRVPESGYLRAKAAQEKLIEESEAPYSIVRATQFLEFVKGSADSATDGDTVRLPHAAIQPIAAEDVATAVTRATVGQPLNGITNIAGPDKFGMDDLIRTALAAYGDPRQVVTDPTARYFGAMLDDHSIVPVDGEDVTVYPTSLSDVVASRTSDRLR encoded by the coding sequence ATGAAGGTCCTCGTCATCGGCGGTAGCGGACTCATCGGCTCGCGGGTTGTCGCCAAGCTCATCAAGTTGGGCCACGAGGCGGTCCCGGGTTCGCCGAGATCGGGGGTCAACACCGTGACCGGCGAAGGTCTCGCCGAAGCCGTTGCCGGTGTCCACACGGTTGTGGACGTGTCCAACTCGCCGTCCTTCGCCGACGACGACGTGATGCACTTCTTCACCACCTCGACCAAGAACCTCCTCGCGGCGGAGCGGGCCGCCGGTGTGCAGCACCACGTCGCGCTGTCGATCGTGGGCACCGACCGGGTGCCGGAAAGTGGCTACCTGCGGGCCAAAGCGGCTCAAGAAAAACTGATCGAGGAGTCGGAGGCGCCATATTCCATCGTGCGGGCGACCCAGTTCCTCGAGTTCGTCAAGGGCAGCGCCGATTCGGCCACCGACGGCGACACGGTCCGCCTGCCGCACGCGGCGATCCAGCCCATTGCCGCCGAGGACGTCGCCACCGCCGTCACCCGGGCGACCGTGGGCCAGCCACTCAACGGGATTACCAACATCGCCGGCCCGGACAAGTTCGGCATGGACGACCTCATCCGGACGGCCCTTGCCGCATACGGCGATCCACGCCAGGTGGTGACCGACCCCACCGCCCGCTATTTCGGTGCGATGCTCGACGACCACAGCATCGTTCCCGTCGACGGCGAGGACGTGACCGTCTACCCCACCAGCTTGAGCGACGTGGTGGCCTCTCGGACCTCAGATCGCTTGCGGTAA
- a CDS encoding SDR family NAD(P)-dependent oxidoreductase — MVNELAGKVVIVTGGASGIGRGTVERFAAEGARVVIADVQEDLGADLADSLGPGALFRRTDVSDPDQVGALVATAVARFGGLHVMVNNAGVAGTMHRRFLDDDLADFDRVMAVNVLGVMAGTRDAARHMADSGGGSIINITSIGGIQAGAGVMAYRASKAAVIHFTKCAAIELAHYEIRVNAIAPGNIRTPLLASSAANMDPEEIERYEAAIRETMRADRPLKREGTPGDIAEAALYFASERSRYVTGTVLPVDGGTVAGKAIRSHRT; from the coding sequence ATGGTCAACGAACTAGCCGGCAAGGTCGTCATCGTCACCGGCGGTGCCTCGGGCATCGGTCGCGGCACGGTGGAGCGGTTTGCGGCTGAGGGCGCGCGGGTCGTCATCGCCGATGTCCAAGAAGACCTCGGTGCCGACCTGGCGGACTCGCTGGGCCCCGGGGCTCTCTTCCGCCGGACCGACGTCTCCGACCCCGACCAGGTTGGTGCGCTAGTCGCGACGGCTGTCGCGAGGTTCGGCGGTCTGCACGTCATGGTGAACAACGCCGGTGTTGCCGGAACCATGCACCGCCGATTCCTCGACGATGATCTGGCCGACTTCGACCGCGTCATGGCGGTCAACGTCCTGGGCGTGATGGCGGGTACCCGAGATGCCGCTCGGCACATGGCAGATAGCGGCGGGGGATCGATCATCAACATCACCTCGATCGGCGGTATCCAGGCCGGCGCCGGCGTGATGGCCTACCGCGCGTCAAAGGCGGCGGTGATCCATTTCACCAAGTGTGCGGCAATTGAGTTGGCGCATTATGAGATTCGGGTGAACGCCATCGCGCCGGGTAACATCCGCACGCCGCTGTTGGCGTCGTCGGCGGCGAACATGGATCCAGAGGAAATCGAGCGGTATGAGGCGGCGATCCGCGAGACGATGCGGGCCGACCGGCCCCTGAAGCGTGAGGGCACACCCGGGGACATCGCCGAGGCGGCACTGTATTTCGCCAGCGAGCGATCGCGATACGTCACCGGGACCGTGCTGCCGGTGGACGGGGGGACGGTCGCGGGCAAGGCGATTCGTTCGCACCGAACGTGA
- a CDS encoding TetR/AcrR family transcriptional regulator, translated as MTTVGRAVRSERASSTQEAILAAAERLFAEHGVFAVSNRQVSEAAGQGNNAAVGYHFGTKADLVRAIEEKHRGPVERLREQMVAQLDESAHMRDWVACLVRPLTDHLEALGNPTWYARFAAQAMTDPAYYHIIVKGALSSPSLVQVVDGIDRCLPDLPAEVRYERNIMARNLLMHTCADRERALAAGTSTHQSSWRAAASGLIDAIVGLWLAPVTPYE; from the coding sequence ATGACCACAGTGGGCCGGGCCGTGCGCAGCGAGCGGGCCAGCTCCACCCAAGAGGCGATCCTGGCGGCGGCCGAGCGGTTGTTCGCCGAGCACGGTGTGTTCGCAGTGTCCAACAGGCAGGTCAGCGAGGCCGCCGGCCAAGGCAACAACGCCGCGGTGGGCTATCACTTCGGCACCAAGGCCGACCTGGTGCGCGCGATCGAGGAGAAGCATCGGGGACCGGTGGAACGGCTGCGCGAGCAAATGGTGGCTCAGCTCGACGAGTCCGCCCACATGCGGGACTGGGTGGCATGCCTGGTGCGCCCGCTCACCGATCATCTCGAGGCGCTTGGCAACCCCACGTGGTACGCCCGCTTCGCCGCCCAGGCGATGACCGATCCCGCCTACTACCACATCATCGTCAAGGGCGCACTCAGTTCGCCATCGCTCGTTCAGGTTGTTGACGGCATCGACCGCTGCCTGCCCGACCTGCCGGCCGAGGTGCGCTACGAGCGCAACATCATGGCGCGCAACCTGTTGATGCACACCTGCGCGGATCGGGAACGTGCGCTCGCCGCGGGCACGTCAACGCACCAATCGTCATGGCGGGCTGCGGCATCCGGCCTCATCGACGCGATTGTCGGCCTGTGGCTGGCGCCCGTGACCCCGTACGAGTGA
- a CDS encoding ferredoxin — translation MKVFVDQGICASSGNCVRTAPGVFDQRDEDGVVVLRDANPPAEQAEAARRAAAACPALAIRIEE, via the coding sequence ATGAAAGTGTTTGTCGACCAAGGTATTTGCGCCTCATCGGGAAATTGCGTCAGGACTGCTCCCGGGGTTTTCGACCAGCGCGACGAGGACGGCGTCGTCGTCCTGCGCGACGCGAACCCCCCCGCCGAGCAAGCCGAGGCTGCCCGCCGGGCGGCCGCTGCGTGCCCGGCTCTGGCAATCCGCATCGAGGAATGA